The proteins below are encoded in one region of Pseudonocardia sp. DSM 110487:
- a CDS encoding MFS transporter yields the protein MISRGPTRPRAAVAVVTLALVVDMFLYGSLVPLLPVLPAVAGSTGAAGLLFAAYAVAMLVATPVVGRWVDRSGPRAPLLAGLIALAAATVLFAAVVDVPGTVGLAVLSLARAAQGVAAAASWSAGLALIASTHPPERRGTVMGLALSAIGFGVLLGPAVSGFLADAFGPRAPFLLVAALAAADAVARILWVGPTADAPASAPLRVVARGPRAGLLIGLTALGAAAIAFAEPVLPLHLSALGLGATGIGLVFGASALLGGLAAPLAGMVTDRLGAARVAALGTLVAAAGFVLCGLPVAGASIAGVLVVGVGAQLVLAPTLVLIGALAEHIQPPAYGAAYALYNLAYTAGLAVAPLAAGTAAALAGVGATTIAAAAVATLTGTWLLLRRAPAPSPQGAERPRE from the coding sequence GTGATATCTCGCGGACCGACCCGGCCGCGCGCCGCGGTTGCGGTCGTCACGCTGGCGCTCGTCGTCGACATGTTCCTGTACGGCAGCCTCGTGCCGCTGCTGCCGGTACTCCCCGCGGTCGCGGGCTCCACCGGTGCGGCTGGGCTGCTCTTCGCCGCGTACGCGGTGGCGATGCTCGTCGCCACGCCGGTGGTGGGCCGGTGGGTCGACCGCAGCGGCCCGCGTGCCCCCCTGCTCGCCGGCCTGATCGCGCTCGCCGCCGCGACCGTGCTGTTCGCGGCCGTGGTCGACGTCCCCGGCACGGTCGGGCTCGCGGTGCTGTCGCTCGCGCGGGCCGCGCAGGGCGTCGCCGCCGCGGCGAGCTGGTCGGCGGGGCTGGCCCTCATCGCGAGCACCCACCCGCCCGAGCGGCGCGGCACCGTGATGGGGCTCGCGCTCTCCGCGATCGGGTTCGGCGTGCTCCTCGGGCCCGCCGTATCCGGCTTCCTCGCAGACGCGTTCGGCCCGCGCGCCCCGTTCCTTCTGGTCGCGGCGCTGGCGGCGGCCGACGCCGTGGCCCGGATCCTCTGGGTCGGGCCCACCGCCGACGCACCGGCGTCGGCGCCGCTGCGGGTGGTCGCGCGCGGGCCGCGGGCCGGGCTGCTGATCGGGCTCACCGCGCTGGGAGCGGCGGCGATCGCGTTCGCCGAGCCGGTGCTGCCGCTGCACCTGTCCGCGCTCGGGCTCGGCGCCACCGGAATCGGGCTGGTCTTCGGTGCGTCCGCGCTGCTCGGTGGGCTGGCGGCCCCGCTCGCCGGGATGGTGACCGACCGGCTCGGCGCGGCCCGGGTGGCCGCCCTCGGCACGCTGGTGGCGGCCGCCGGGTTCGTGTTGTGCGGGCTGCCGGTGGCCGGGGCGTCGATCGCCGGTGTGCTCGTGGTCGGGGTCGGCGCGCAGCTCGTGCTCGCGCCCACGCTCGTGCTGATCGGCGCGCTGGCCGAGCACATCCAGCCACCCGCATACGGCGCCGCGTACGCGCTCTACAACCTGGCCTACACCGCCGGGCTCGCCGTCGCACCGCTCGCGGCCGGTACGGCGGCCGCTCTCGCAGGCGTCGGCGCGACGACGATCGCCGCGGCCGCGGTCGCCACCCTCACCGGCACATGGCTCCTCCTGCGCCGCGCCCCGGCGCCGTCACCGCAAGGGGCAGAGAGACCGCGCGAATAG
- a CDS encoding TetR/AcrR family transcriptional regulator — protein sequence MRRTAEDTAATRAALVDAALFAFARDGIHRATLAGIAEAAGVTRGAVYHHFADKDALLGAVLGETWDVVAAPIWAALDTPGTPLVARIEAFALAWLTALRSDRRFAALMTVSLRAAGTGGGLAEKAAGFRAWRDRLRAALRSELATPDPAAAHLLAWLSGTALLAGHDPALVPPADASGVRPLLGGILP from the coding sequence ATGCGCAGGACGGCCGAGGACACAGCGGCCACCCGCGCCGCTCTCGTCGACGCGGCGCTCTTCGCCTTCGCCCGCGACGGCATCCACCGGGCGACCCTCGCGGGGATCGCCGAGGCGGCGGGCGTCACGCGCGGTGCGGTCTACCACCACTTCGCCGACAAGGACGCGCTGCTCGGCGCCGTGCTCGGCGAGACATGGGACGTGGTCGCGGCACCGATCTGGGCGGCCCTCGACACGCCGGGCACCCCGCTCGTCGCCCGGATCGAGGCGTTCGCGCTCGCCTGGCTCACGGCGTTGCGCTCCGACCGCCGGTTCGCCGCCCTGATGACGGTGAGCCTGCGGGCGGCGGGCACCGGCGGCGGGCTCGCGGAGAAGGCCGCCGGGTTCCGGGCGTGGCGCGACCGGCTCCGGGCGGCGTTGCGCTCCGAGCTCGCCACCCCGGACCCGGCCGCCGCGCACCTGCTGGCCTGGCTGAGCGGCACCGCGCTGCTCGCCGGCCACGACCCCGCACTCGTTCCCCCGGCCGACGCGAGTGGCGTTCGGCCCCTACTCGGAGGGATCCTCCCGTGA
- the idi gene encoding isopentenyl-diphosphate Delta-isomerase: MGPPEQVVLLDDDGRAIGVADKATVHGATTPLHLAFSCYGFDRDGRLLVTRRAKQKVTFPGVRTNTCCGHPAPGEAMEDAVRRRLADELGLGAVDLRLVLPDFAYRAAAGGIEENELCPVYVCTLVGEPRARPDEVDSVEWWTWEAFLAAAGTGQLSPWAQLQAPLLDARRRDWRTR; this comes from the coding sequence GTGGGCCCTCCCGAGCAGGTCGTGCTCCTGGACGACGACGGGCGCGCCATCGGCGTCGCCGACAAGGCCACCGTGCACGGGGCGACCACACCGCTGCACCTGGCGTTCTCCTGCTATGGCTTCGACCGCGACGGCCGCCTGCTCGTCACGCGGCGCGCGAAGCAGAAGGTGACCTTCCCGGGTGTGCGCACCAACACCTGCTGCGGCCACCCGGCGCCCGGCGAGGCGATGGAGGACGCGGTCCGGAGGCGGCTGGCCGACGAGCTCGGACTGGGCGCCGTGGACCTGCGGCTCGTGCTGCCCGACTTCGCCTACCGCGCCGCGGCGGGCGGAATCGAGGAGAACGAGCTCTGCCCCGTGTACGTCTGCACGCTGGTCGGCGAGCCGCGGGCGCGGCCCGACGAGGTCGACTCGGTGGAGTGGTGGACCTGGGAGGCGTTCCTCGCGGCGGCAGGCACGGGGCAGCTCTCCCCGTGGGCGCAGCTGCAGGCGCCACTGCTCGACGCGCGCCGCCGAGACTGGAGGACCCGATGA
- a CDS encoding ribose-phosphate pyrophosphokinase: MKEITIFSGSAHPELAAAICHHLEVPLAPSRLTRFANDCLEVQLQANCRERDVFIVQPLVQPVQEHLVELLLMLDAARGASAARITVVMPHFAYARSDKKGAPRISIGARLMADLMQTAGANRVLTMTLHSPQVHGFFGVPVDHLHALHELARHFRGGDLSNSVVVSPDLGNAKEASRFARLLGLPVAAGAKERISDDKVVISSIIGDVRGKDVVVLDDEIARGSTIVELLDRLVDHDIASARVACTHGLFSDGALERIGQRDDVAEIVCTNTVPVPGAEHAQKLTVLSIAPALAEAVRRIHNGESVSVLFDEH, from the coding sequence ATGAAAGAGATCACGATCTTCAGCGGCTCGGCCCACCCGGAGCTCGCCGCCGCGATCTGCCACCACCTGGAGGTGCCGCTCGCGCCGTCGCGGCTCACCCGGTTCGCGAACGACTGCCTCGAGGTCCAGCTGCAGGCCAACTGCCGGGAGCGGGACGTGTTCATCGTGCAGCCGCTGGTGCAGCCGGTCCAGGAACACCTCGTCGAGCTGCTCCTGATGCTCGATGCCGCCCGCGGCGCGTCGGCCGCGCGGATCACGGTGGTGATGCCGCACTTCGCCTACGCGCGCTCGGACAAGAAGGGGGCGCCGCGGATCTCCATCGGTGCCCGGCTGATGGCCGACCTCATGCAGACCGCGGGCGCGAACCGCGTCCTGACGATGACGCTGCACTCCCCGCAGGTGCACGGCTTCTTCGGGGTGCCGGTCGACCACCTGCACGCGCTGCACGAGCTCGCCCGCCATTTCCGCGGCGGGGACCTGTCCAACTCCGTCGTCGTGTCGCCGGACCTCGGCAACGCAAAGGAAGCCTCGCGCTTCGCACGGCTGCTCGGCCTGCCCGTCGCGGCGGGCGCGAAGGAGCGGATCTCCGACGACAAGGTCGTGATCAGCTCGATCATCGGCGACGTCCGCGGCAAGGACGTCGTGGTGCTCGACGACGAGATCGCCCGCGGCAGCACGATCGTCGAGCTGCTCGACCGGCTCGTCGACCACGACATCGCCTCCGCGCGCGTGGCCTGCACGCACGGCCTGTTCAGCGACGGCGCCCTCGAGCGGATCGGGCAGCGCGACGACGTCGCCGAGATCGTGTGCACCAACACCGTCCCGGTGCCGGGCGCCGAGCACGCCCAGAAGCTCACGGTGCTCTCGATCGCCCCCGCGCTGGCCGAGGCGGTCCGGCGGATCCACAACGGCGAGTCGGTGAGCGTCCTGTTCGACGAGCACTGA
- a CDS encoding alpha/beta hydrolase gives MRSVRIAATFLAGLALAASTVSCGSAPPEHDDFQVWLGDFPVRARIDRPAAGRVPALVLVHGTGPRDMDQTVRGYDGTVRSRIFADLARYLSARGIAVVRYDKRHVTGPDSVDAAGFARLTQQEQVADVDSVVRAAKLDPHVDPDWVFVYGWSEGTAVAAEYAVRHGDIAGLILQGSVNVPWYDGLVDQALHVAEPHLRRYARDGSLDADGLRRAWLGAGGLQVKEWITFVAPGAASGSFIPGREFDPDQDGRVELDSEWRAAVPAFVDSLLAPSGPLASWGRRRGLPSVTEQAPGLRLPVLVLQGEHDGNVPPASAHVLDDALREHGTLRMYPGLGHSLGPAVDRADDDLRPIHELPMADIVAWLDQHARA, from the coding sequence ATGCGATCCGTGCGCATCGCTGCCACATTCCTCGCCGGCCTCGCCCTCGCCGCGTCGACGGTCTCCTGTGGATCGGCCCCACCCGAGCACGACGATTTCCAGGTATGGCTGGGCGACTTCCCCGTACGAGCGCGGATCGACCGGCCGGCGGCCGGCCGGGTGCCCGCCCTGGTGCTCGTGCACGGAACGGGCCCACGAGACATGGATCAGACCGTCCGCGGATACGACGGCACGGTCCGCTCGCGCATCTTCGCGGATCTCGCGCGGTATCTGTCTGCCCGCGGAATTGCCGTCGTCCGCTACGACAAGCGCCATGTCACCGGCCCGGACTCCGTAGACGCTGCCGGGTTCGCGCGGCTCACCCAGCAGGAGCAGGTCGCGGACGTCGACAGCGTGGTACGTGCCGCGAAGCTCGACCCGCACGTAGATCCGGACTGGGTGTTCGTGTACGGCTGGAGCGAGGGCACCGCCGTCGCGGCCGAGTACGCCGTCCGGCACGGCGACATCGCCGGGCTGATCCTGCAGGGCAGCGTGAACGTGCCGTGGTACGACGGGTTGGTGGACCAGGCGCTGCACGTGGCCGAGCCTCACCTTCGCCGGTACGCCCGCGACGGTTCGCTCGACGCGGACGGGCTGCGTCGCGCCTGGCTGGGCGCGGGCGGTCTGCAGGTCAAGGAGTGGATCACCTTCGTGGCTCCCGGCGCGGCGAGCGGCTCGTTCATCCCGGGCCGGGAGTTCGATCCGGATCAGGACGGTCGGGTCGAGCTCGACTCGGAGTGGCGTGCAGCCGTGCCCGCCTTCGTTGACTCCCTGCTCGCGCCGAGTGGCCCGCTGGCGAGCTGGGGCCGCCGCCGCGGCCTGCCATCCGTCACGGAGCAGGCACCGGGACTGCGGCTCCCGGTGCTCGTGCTGCAGGGCGAGCACGACGGGAACGTGCCGCCGGCCTCCGCACACGTCCTCGACGATGCCCTGCGCGAGCACGGCACCCTGCGGATGTATCCGGGGCTCGGGCATTCCCTCGGACCGGCCGTCGACCGCGCAGATGACGATCTTCGACCCATCCACGAGCTCCCGATGGCGGACATCGTGGCCTGGCTCGACCAGCACGCGCGCGCCTGA
- a CDS encoding VOC family protein, which yields MVSRLIAVAVDCRDPERCATFWCAALGTEVDRRWRDAHGVEYVQIGTGKGPVLLFQPVPEERSGKNRLHLDIAPAVGTQEAEVQRLVDMGATRISDEPELPWVVLADPEGNEFCVLPPSG from the coding sequence ATGGTCAGCAGGCTGATCGCGGTGGCCGTGGACTGCCGGGACCCTGAGCGCTGCGCCACCTTCTGGTGCGCCGCGCTCGGCACCGAGGTGGACCGGCGGTGGCGCGACGCCCACGGCGTCGAGTACGTGCAGATCGGCACGGGAAAGGGTCCGGTGCTGCTCTTCCAGCCGGTGCCCGAGGAGCGGTCCGGGAAGAACCGGCTGCACCTGGACATCGCGCCCGCCGTCGGCACGCAGGAGGCGGAGGTCCAGCGGCTCGTCGACATGGGCGCCACGCGGATCTCCGACGAGCCGGAGCTGCCGTGGGTGGTGCTCGCGGATCCGGAGGGCAACGAGTTCTGCGTGCTGCCGCCCAGCGGTTGA
- a CDS encoding methyltransferase, with translation MTPDARLARLTDGYVVTQLLWVVAELHVADELADGPRTAEELAGKVGADAGNLRRVLRGLAAEEVLEELPGGRFGLTATGELLREGVEGSQRGAVLARGGLYYAAEAGLLDAVRDGGVPFERVHGRTLFEYLDAHPVESARFQGSMAVRAAREAAAVVEAYDFRRFRTLVDVGGGTGVLSREIVRAVPQLSVTLFDRPEVVREAQLPAVAGDFFAEVPAGADAYVLSRVIHDWSDDDAVAILRTVRRAMPDEGTLLLVEAVLPEHAADDPAAVRMDVHMLTLLGGQERTAEEFAALLAAAGFRLHRVLPTGPGSGVNVLVARPE, from the coding sequence ATGACTCCCGATGCCCGGCTCGCCAGGCTCACCGACGGTTACGTCGTGACCCAGCTGCTGTGGGTCGTGGCCGAGCTGCACGTCGCCGACGAGCTGGCCGATGGCCCGCGTACCGCGGAGGAGCTCGCCGGCAAGGTCGGCGCCGACGCGGGGAATCTGCGTCGGGTGCTGCGCGGCCTCGCCGCCGAGGAGGTTCTCGAGGAGCTGCCCGGGGGCAGGTTCGGGCTGACGGCCACCGGCGAGCTGCTGCGGGAGGGGGTCGAGGGCTCCCAACGCGGGGCGGTACTCGCCCGCGGCGGGCTGTACTACGCCGCGGAGGCGGGGTTGCTGGACGCGGTGCGCGACGGCGGCGTCCCGTTCGAGCGCGTCCACGGCAGGACGCTCTTCGAGTACCTCGACGCGCACCCGGTGGAGAGCGCCCGGTTCCAGGGCTCGATGGCGGTGCGCGCCGCGCGCGAGGCGGCCGCGGTGGTGGAGGCGTACGACTTCCGCCGGTTCCGCACCCTCGTCGACGTTGGAGGGGGAACGGGCGTGCTGTCGCGGGAGATCGTGCGGGCCGTGCCGCAGCTGTCGGTGACGCTGTTCGACCGGCCCGAGGTCGTGCGGGAAGCGCAGTTGCCGGCCGTCGCCGGCGACTTCTTCGCCGAGGTTCCCGCGGGGGCGGACGCCTACGTGCTCTCCCGCGTGATCCACGACTGGTCCGACGACGACGCCGTCGCCATCCTGCGGACCGTCCGCCGCGCGATGCCGGACGAGGGCACGCTCCTGCTGGTCGAGGCCGTGCTCCCGGAACACGCGGCCGACGACCCCGCCGCCGTGCGGATGGACGTGCACATGCTGACGCTGCTGGGTGGCCAGGAGCGGACGGCCGAGGAGTTCGCCGCACTGCTGGCCGCCGCAGGCTTCCGGCTCCACCGGGTCCTGCCGACGGGCCCGGGGAGCGGCGTGAACGTCCTCGTGGCCCGCCCGGAATAG
- a CDS encoding NAD(P)/FAD-dependent oxidoreductase — protein MTSTPHIVVLGAGYTGLTAAKLLARRATVTLVNNRDRFVERMRNHQLATGQRLRDVPLRDLLRGTGVRLLVDQVTRIDPDQQQVELASGAEPVRYDLLVYALGSQADLDAVPGAAEHATAIADAERAARLHERMRTASTVAVVGGGLTGIEAATELAETYPDRTVRLVTGDTLGPALSEPGQAHLYRAFDRLGIRLHEHAPVAKVAADGLLLESGEHVDADAVVWTTGFRVPQLAREAGLAVGDNGRMLVDGTMRSVSHPDVYAIGDAAATHRPDGRELRMGCGPGGLAAACAVRAIGDRMAGRTPRRLRVDFDGQCISLGRKDGLVQYAGSNDRPIGPMLTGRMAAMVKEGIVRGAGGLGLRHPALALVAGSRALA, from the coding sequence ATGACATCGACCCCGCACATCGTGGTTCTGGGCGCCGGCTACACCGGCCTCACCGCCGCGAAGCTGCTCGCCCGCCGCGCCACGGTCACCCTGGTCAACAACCGGGACCGGTTCGTGGAGCGGATGCGCAACCACCAGCTCGCGACCGGCCAGCGGCTCCGTGACGTGCCGCTGCGCGACCTGCTCCGGGGCACCGGCGTCCGGCTGCTCGTCGACCAGGTCACCCGCATCGACCCCGATCAGCAGCAGGTGGAGCTGGCGAGCGGCGCGGAGCCGGTGCGCTACGACCTGCTGGTGTACGCGTTGGGCAGCCAGGCCGATCTGGACGCCGTCCCCGGCGCGGCCGAGCACGCCACCGCGATCGCCGACGCCGAGCGGGCCGCCCGCCTGCACGAGCGGATGCGCACCGCTTCGACGGTCGCCGTGGTCGGCGGTGGGCTCACCGGCATCGAGGCCGCCACCGAGCTGGCCGAGACCTACCCGGACCGGACGGTGCGGCTGGTCACCGGCGACACGCTGGGCCCCGCGCTGTCCGAGCCCGGCCAGGCCCACCTGTATCGCGCCTTCGACCGCCTCGGCATCCGGCTCCACGAACACGCGCCCGTGGCCAAGGTCGCCGCGGACGGTCTCCTGCTGGAGAGCGGTGAGCACGTCGACGCCGACGCGGTGGTCTGGACCACCGGCTTCCGGGTGCCGCAACTGGCGCGCGAGGCCGGGCTGGCCGTCGGCGACAACGGGCGCATGCTGGTGGACGGCACGATGCGGTCGGTGTCGCACCCCGACGTCTACGCCATCGGGGACGCCGCGGCCACCCACAGGCCGGACGGGCGGGAGCTGCGCATGGGGTGCGGGCCCGGAGGGCTGGCCGCCGCGTGCGCCGTCCGCGCGATCGGCGACCGCATGGCCGGTCGCACCCCGCGCCGGCTGCGCGTCGACTTCGACGGCCAGTGCATCAGCCTCGGCCGGAAGGACGGCCTCGTCCAGTACGCCGGCTCGAACGACCGCCCGATCGGGCCGATGCTCACCGGGCGCATGGCCGCGATGGTCAAGGAGGGCATCGTCCGCGGGGCGGGCGGGCTGGGTCTACGCCACCCCGCCCTTGCCCTCGTCGCCGGCAGCCGCGCGCTGGCCTGA
- a CDS encoding group II truncated hemoglobin, whose protein sequence is MTDTVPTLYEWCGGFAALRRLTDVFYKRVLDDPLLEPIFRNMSPDHQDHVARWLGEVFRGPADYTDHLGGYPAMLSHHIGLAITEEQRARWARLIAQSADEAGLPDDPEFRSAFVAYVEWGTRIAKANSAPGANPPTDYPAPRWGWGEAPPYTP, encoded by the coding sequence GTGACCGACACCGTTCCCACCTTGTACGAGTGGTGCGGCGGCTTCGCCGCGCTGCGCCGCCTCACCGACGTCTTCTACAAGCGGGTGCTCGACGACCCACTGCTCGAACCGATCTTCCGTAACATGAGCCCCGACCACCAGGACCACGTGGCCCGCTGGCTGGGCGAGGTGTTCCGCGGGCCCGCCGACTACACCGACCACCTCGGCGGCTACCCGGCGATGCTCTCCCACCACATCGGCCTTGCCATCACCGAGGAGCAGCGGGCGCGCTGGGCGCGGCTGATCGCGCAGAGCGCCGACGAGGCCGGCCTGCCCGACGACCCGGAGTTCCGCTCGGCGTTCGTCGCGTACGTCGAGTGGGGCACCCGGATCGCCAAGGCCAACTCCGCACCTGGCGCCAACCCGCCCACCGACTACCCGGCCCCGCGCTGGGGCTGGGGAGAGGCGCCGCCCTACACCCCCTGA
- a CDS encoding ABC transporter substrate-binding protein, producing MRLLGLLLAGLLAATACSTSAPESTGTASWSFTDDLGNTVTVAERPTRIAGLTDVVASLWNYGIKPVAAFGYTGISQDKRFADRDLSGVTELGPMYGQIDLEALAAADPDLIVTHAYPVDVAGTIDPNAPLYGFTDLAQQEAASRIAPIVAVTMDGSAVQVIDRTAQLALALGADPAVVTGARAEYDTAADRLRTAAASGLQVLVVAAYPAEGFYVAKAPDDPTLTAFADLGVRFVDPGGTGYYWQIVSWENVGSLPADIVLESQIDDMTAEQILAQPTFARTPAGQARQVYPWLFATMDYTAQAAYMTEVAGYMGSARKVV from the coding sequence ATGCGACTGCTCGGCCTGCTCCTCGCCGGCCTACTGGCCGCGACGGCCTGCTCCACCTCGGCGCCCGAGTCCACCGGCACCGCGAGCTGGTCGTTCACCGACGACCTCGGCAACACCGTCACGGTCGCCGAGCGTCCCACGCGGATCGCCGGGCTCACCGACGTCGTGGCGTCGCTGTGGAACTACGGGATCAAGCCGGTGGCCGCGTTCGGCTACACCGGGATCAGCCAGGACAAGCGGTTCGCCGATCGCGACCTCTCCGGCGTGACCGAGCTCGGGCCGATGTACGGGCAGATCGACCTGGAGGCCCTCGCGGCCGCCGACCCCGACCTGATCGTGACGCACGCCTACCCCGTCGACGTCGCGGGCACGATCGACCCGAACGCCCCGCTATACGGGTTCACCGACCTCGCCCAGCAGGAGGCCGCCTCCCGCATCGCCCCGATCGTCGCGGTCACGATGGACGGTTCGGCCGTGCAGGTGATCGACCGCACCGCACAGCTGGCGCTCGCCCTCGGCGCCGACCCGGCCGTGGTCACCGGCGCCCGCGCCGAGTACGACACGGCGGCCGATCGGCTGCGCACCGCGGCGGCCTCCGGGCTGCAGGTCCTGGTGGTGGCCGCCTACCCCGCCGAAGGCTTCTACGTGGCGAAGGCCCCCGACGACCCGACGCTCACCGCGTTCGCCGACCTCGGGGTCCGGTTCGTCGACCCGGGCGGTACCGGCTACTACTGGCAGATCGTGAGCTGGGAGAACGTCGGCTCGCTTCCGGCCGACATCGTGCTCGAGTCGCAGATCGACGACATGACCGCCGAGCAGATCCTCGCGCAGCCGACGTTCGCGCGGACGCCCGCCGGGCAGGCGCGCCAGGTCTACCCCTGGTTGTTCGCGACCATGGACTACACCGCCCAGGCGGCGTACATGACCGAGGTGGCCGGGTACATGGGGTCCGCGCGCAAGGTGGTGTGA
- a CDS encoding FAD-binding oxidoreductase, whose protein sequence is MRVIVIGAGVVGAAVAAGLTRRGAEVTVLDAGRPGAGTTATSFAWVNANKKDPLPYFELNNAGIAAHHALAGGPTPWFFPTGHLEWATTDEHAALLAARLPKLQDRGYPLRRLTRTEALELEPDLVAPADTEFVFYPEEAHTLPGLLLARLLGEARDRGATVLPHTEVTGIDLGTPAVTTARGDSHTADVVVSCAGRWSTPVAALAGLDVPLLDPDLAGSATVGFLATTEPVPARLSRPLTDSRLNVRPDGGGRLLLQALDLDGAADPAAPPPADGPLAAEIVGRLPAVLALTEGTRLEKIRVGQRPLPADGLTIAGFADPDRRFYAVATHSGITLAPLLGDLVSGELFGTESPLLAEFRPSRFATGRSEATPAAPRLPGEQ, encoded by the coding sequence GTGCGCGTCATCGTCATCGGAGCCGGAGTGGTGGGCGCGGCCGTCGCAGCCGGGCTGACCCGGCGCGGCGCCGAGGTCACCGTGCTCGACGCAGGCCGCCCCGGCGCGGGCACAACCGCGACGTCGTTCGCGTGGGTCAACGCCAACAAGAAAGACCCGCTGCCGTACTTCGAGCTCAACAACGCCGGCATCGCCGCGCACCACGCGCTGGCCGGCGGGCCCACGCCATGGTTCTTCCCCACCGGGCACCTGGAGTGGGCGACCACCGACGAGCACGCCGCGCTGCTGGCCGCCCGCCTGCCGAAGCTGCAGGACCGGGGCTACCCCCTGCGGCGGCTCACCCGCACCGAGGCCCTCGAACTGGAGCCCGACCTCGTCGCGCCAGCGGACACGGAGTTCGTGTTCTACCCCGAGGAGGCCCACACCCTGCCCGGCCTGCTGCTCGCCCGCCTACTCGGCGAGGCCCGCGACCGCGGCGCAACAGTCCTTCCGCACACCGAGGTGACCGGCATCGACCTCGGGACGCCCGCCGTCACGACCGCGCGCGGCGACTCGCACACCGCCGACGTCGTCGTGAGCTGCGCGGGACGGTGGAGCACGCCCGTGGCCGCGCTCGCGGGCCTCGACGTGCCGCTGCTCGACCCCGACCTGGCCGGCTCGGCCACCGTCGGGTTCCTGGCCACGACCGAGCCTGTGCCCGCCCGGCTGTCGCGGCCCCTCACCGACTCCCGGCTCAACGTGCGACCCGACGGCGGCGGGCGGCTGCTGCTGCAGGCCCTCGACCTCGACGGCGCCGCCGACCCGGCCGCCCCACCCCCTGCCGACGGTCCGCTCGCCGCCGAGATCGTCGGCCGCCTGCCCGCCGTCCTCGCGCTCACGGAGGGCACCCGACTGGAGAAGATCCGCGTCGGGCAGCGCCCCCTTCCGGCGGACGGCCTGACGATCGCCGGCTTCGCCGACCCGGACCGCCGCTTCTACGCCGTGGCGACCCACAGCGGCATCACCCTCGCCCCGCTACTGGGCGACCTGGTGAGCGGCGAGCTGTTCGGCACGGAATCGCCCCTGCTGGCGGAGTTCCGCCCGAGCCGCTTCGCAACCGGTCGCTCAGAAGCGACCCCCGCGGCGCCCCGCCTTCCGGGAGAGCAGTAG